A stretch of Bordetella genomosp. 13 DNA encodes these proteins:
- a CDS encoding RBBP9/YdeN family alpha/beta hydrolase has product MRLQPIIVPGWKDSGPGHWQTLWEQSLPHAVRVRQPSWTEPRPATWHAAVAASVDAATCPALLIAHSLGCLAVASLPVPLRSRVAGAMLVAPADVERPDAPECLRGFAPIPRLPLPFQSVVVASDDDPYCSLNRAEQFARDWGSRLVVVHGGGHLNAESGLRDWPAGLKVLTALRRRAAWRVAAPLPKVPAVSC; this is encoded by the coding sequence ATGAGACTTCAACCCATTATCGTCCCCGGGTGGAAAGACTCCGGCCCCGGCCATTGGCAAACGCTGTGGGAACAGTCGTTGCCGCATGCCGTGCGCGTGCGCCAGCCCAGTTGGACCGAGCCGCGTCCGGCGACATGGCATGCCGCGGTCGCCGCCAGCGTGGATGCCGCTACCTGCCCCGCCCTGTTGATCGCGCACAGCCTGGGATGCCTGGCCGTGGCCAGCCTTCCCGTGCCGTTGCGCTCGCGCGTGGCGGGCGCCATGCTGGTCGCGCCTGCGGACGTCGAACGGCCCGACGCGCCCGAGTGCCTGCGCGGCTTCGCCCCGATCCCCAGGCTGCCGCTACCCTTTCAGAGCGTGGTGGTGGCGAGTGACGACGATCCTTATTGCAGCCTGAATCGCGCCGAGCAGTTCGCGCGAGATTGGGGCAGCCGGCTGGTGGTGGTACACGGCGGTGGACACCTGAATGCCGAGAGCGGGTTGCGGGACTGGCCGGCGGGGCTGAAGGTGCTGACCGCGCTGCGGCGGCGCGCGGCCTGGCGTGTGGCGGCGCCTTTGCCGAAGGTTCCGGCGGTGTCGTGTTGA
- the hpaH gene encoding 2-oxo-hept-4-ene-1,7-dioate hydratase — protein MLSSDTVSSLARQLYQARKTRTQLRHFSAQHPDMTIEDGYRIQSEWVRLEMADGRSIRGRKIGLTSRAMQLSSQIDEPDYAPLMDDMFFQTGSDIPFDRFISPRIEVELAFVLREPLRGPDVNLYQALAVTDYVVPAVEIIDARIEQFDRETRAPRKVFDTISDFAANAGVVLGGRPIKPDSVDLRWVGALLHRNGVIEESGLAAAVLNHPANGIAWLANKIAAHGEQLDAGDIVLAGSFTRPTPGRPGDTFHVDYGPLGAVSFRFV, from the coding sequence ATGCTCTCGTCCGACACCGTCTCCTCGCTTGCCCGCCAGCTCTACCAGGCGCGCAAGACACGCACGCAGCTGCGCCATTTCTCCGCCCAGCATCCGGACATGACGATCGAGGACGGCTACCGCATCCAGTCGGAATGGGTGCGCCTGGAAATGGCGGACGGGCGCAGCATCCGCGGCCGCAAGATCGGCCTGACCTCGCGCGCGATGCAGCTCTCGTCGCAGATAGACGAGCCCGATTATGCGCCTCTGATGGACGACATGTTCTTCCAGACCGGCAGCGACATCCCCTTCGACCGCTTCATTTCGCCCCGCATCGAGGTCGAACTGGCCTTCGTGCTGCGCGAGCCGCTGCGCGGCCCCGACGTCAACCTGTACCAGGCCCTGGCGGTCACCGACTACGTCGTGCCGGCGGTGGAGATCATCGACGCGCGCATCGAGCAGTTCGACCGCGAGACCCGGGCGCCGCGCAAGGTGTTCGACACCATCTCGGACTTCGCCGCCAACGCGGGCGTGGTGCTGGGCGGCCGGCCCATCAAGCCCGACAGCGTGGACCTGCGCTGGGTCGGCGCGCTGCTGCACCGCAATGGCGTCATCGAAGAGTCGGGCCTGGCCGCCGCCGTGCTGAACCATCCCGCCAACGGCATCGCCTGGCTGGCCAACAAGATCGCGGCGCATGGCGAGCAGCTCGACGCCGGCGACATCGTGCTGGCGGGCTCGTTCACCCGTCCCACGCCGGGCCGCCCCGGCGACACCTTCCACGTCGACTACGGCCCGCTGGGCGCCGTGTCGTTCCGTTTCGTCTGA
- the hpaI gene encoding 4-hydroxy-2-oxoheptanedioate aldolase yields the protein MDLPHNHFKQALLAGRPQIGLWVGLADAYAAELLAGSGFDWLLIDGEHAPNDVRSVLAQLQAIAPYPSHPAVRPPIGDVALIKQLLDVGAQTLLIPMVETAEQAARMVVATRYPPAGIRGVGSVLARSSRWNQIPDYVHRADAEMCLLVQVESAAALRNLDAIARVDGVDGVFFGPADLSASMGHLGNPGHPDVQRAILSGIAQVRAAGKAPGILASDPKLARQYLQAGALFVAVGVDTSLLAGAARTLAASFKDPAAPRRPAAGDATY from the coding sequence ATGGACCTGCCCCACAATCACTTCAAGCAAGCGCTGCTGGCCGGCCGGCCGCAGATCGGCCTGTGGGTCGGCCTGGCCGACGCCTATGCCGCCGAACTGCTGGCAGGCTCCGGCTTCGACTGGCTGCTGATCGACGGCGAACATGCGCCCAACGACGTGCGCAGCGTGCTGGCGCAGCTTCAGGCGATCGCGCCCTATCCCTCGCATCCCGCGGTGCGCCCGCCCATCGGCGACGTGGCGCTGATCAAGCAACTGCTGGACGTGGGCGCGCAGACCCTGCTGATTCCGATGGTCGAGACCGCCGAGCAGGCGGCGCGGATGGTGGTCGCCACGCGCTATCCGCCCGCCGGCATACGCGGGGTGGGCAGCGTACTGGCCCGGTCCTCGCGCTGGAATCAGATCCCCGACTACGTGCACCGAGCCGATGCGGAGATGTGCCTGCTGGTGCAGGTCGAAAGCGCGGCGGCCCTGCGCAACCTGGACGCGATCGCGCGCGTCGACGGCGTCGATGGCGTGTTCTTCGGCCCCGCCGACCTCTCGGCTTCGATGGGACACTTGGGCAATCCCGGCCATCCCGACGTGCAGCGCGCGATCCTGTCAGGCATCGCGCAGGTGCGAGCCGCCGGCAAGGCTCCCGGCATCCTGGCGTCCGATCCCAAGCTGGCGCGGCAGTATCTGCAGGCCGGCGCGCTGTTCGTGGCGGTGGGCGTGGACACTTCCCTGCTGGCCGGCGCCGCGCGCACGCTCGCGGCCAGTTTCAAAGACCCCGCGGCGCCGCGACGGCCGGCCGCCGGCGACGCCACATACTGA
- a CDS encoding branched-chain amino acid ABC transporter substrate-binding protein: MSKQSHIRLAPICAALAMVAGLSLSTGAQAQNIKIAVVGPTTGALTQYGDMVREGVETAIERVNAQGGINGKKLEAVLIDDGCEPKQGPVAANRVVNDKIGFVVGHVCSGATIAATEIYNNEGVVMVTPSATSPAVTDGKNYEFIFRTIGRDDQQGPAAATFIAQKIKPKKVGVLHDKQSYGQGIATAVRDTLGKSGIEVAMFEGINAGDSDYSAVITKLKSAGVDFVYYGGYHPEMGLLLRQASEQGLKARFMGPEGVGNPDINAIAGGAVEGMLVTLPADFTQNPANADIVKAFKDKKRNPGGAFQMTAYSATQVIADGIKGAGSTDPAKVAAYLHANSFDTPIGKASWNKQGDLTNFEFEVFTWHKDGSKTAFK, encoded by the coding sequence ATGAGCAAGCAATCCCACATCCGGCTGGCGCCCATCTGCGCTGCCCTGGCCATGGTGGCCGGCCTGTCGCTGTCGACCGGCGCCCAGGCGCAGAACATCAAGATCGCCGTCGTTGGCCCCACCACCGGCGCGCTGACGCAGTACGGCGACATGGTGCGCGAGGGCGTCGAGACCGCCATCGAACGCGTCAATGCCCAGGGCGGCATCAACGGCAAGAAGCTGGAGGCCGTGCTGATCGACGACGGCTGCGAACCCAAGCAGGGTCCGGTGGCGGCCAATCGCGTCGTCAATGACAAGATCGGCTTCGTCGTGGGCCACGTGTGTTCGGGCGCGACCATCGCGGCCACCGAGATCTACAACAACGAAGGCGTGGTCATGGTCACCCCCTCGGCCACGTCGCCCGCCGTGACCGACGGGAAGAACTACGAGTTCATCTTCCGCACCATCGGCCGCGACGACCAGCAGGGTCCCGCCGCTGCCACCTTCATCGCGCAGAAGATCAAGCCCAAGAAAGTGGGCGTGCTGCACGACAAGCAGTCGTACGGCCAGGGCATCGCCACCGCGGTGCGCGACACGCTGGGCAAGAGCGGCATCGAGGTCGCGATGTTCGAAGGCATCAATGCCGGCGACAGCGACTACTCGGCGGTCATCACCAAGCTGAAGAGCGCGGGCGTGGACTTCGTCTACTACGGCGGCTACCACCCCGAGATGGGCCTGCTGCTGCGCCAGGCTTCCGAACAGGGCCTGAAGGCGCGCTTCATGGGCCCCGAGGGCGTGGGCAATCCCGACATCAATGCCATCGCCGGCGGCGCGGTCGAAGGCATGCTGGTGACGCTGCCCGCCGACTTCACGCAGAACCCGGCCAATGCCGACATCGTGAAGGCGTTCAAGGACAAGAAGCGCAACCCGGGCGGCGCGTTCCAGATGACGGCCTATTCGGCCACGCAGGTCATTGCGGACGGCATCAAGGGCGCGGGCAGCACCGATCCCGCCAAGGTGGCGGCGTACCTGCACGCCAACAGCTTCGACACGCCCATCGGCAAGGCTTCCTGGAACAAGCAGGGCGACCTGACCAACTTCGAGTTCGAAGTGTTCACCTGGCACAAGGACGGCAGCAAGACCGCGTTCAAGTAA
- a CDS encoding type I polyketide synthase has translation MAKRVAIVGMSFRFPSTNTQQYWNDLLEGKDLVTEVAPDRWSRDAYLHPGKEHPGTSYTFSAGSLGDVSGFDADFFGISPREAALMDPQQRVLLELCWEAIENAGVRPSAMRGTDCGVYIGIASADYSYRLAEDFNALDASFATGNTASIAANRLSYVFDLHGPSMAVDTACSSALVAFHQACRAISNGEISQAIAGGISLHLHPYGFITFSKASMLSPHGRCRVFDAAGDGYVRSEGGGLFLLKDYEQAVNDGNTILAVVAGTSVNTDGRKSGLTVPNPDAQIALMRQIYDEAGIAASDIDYIEAHGTGTPVGDPIEARAIGFALGQLRPTGTPLPIGSIKSNLGHLEAASGVAGLVKAIYSLRHRVVPATIGISALNPHICFDEWNIEVVTRARKLRDTGTLTIGVNSFGFGGSNAHAILQTPPKLGAPRAAELTNTAAIPVVISGRTKAALQDAARGMAQALRSHSPRALYDVAYHAAHRRDWHEERAVVYGNDNEAIAQLLEQFAQGEAPSHHISSGQRLGDANGPVFVYSGNGSQWLGMGRKLMTDPVFAETVEQIDTLFAQHADWSIAQRLRRTDGPTDYERTEIAQPALFAVQLGITRMLAQRGVRPEAVVGHSVGEVAAAWACGALSLDDAVAVIFHRSRLQGATRGHGRMAAVGIDGISATALIAQLGLEDAVCVAGSNSTRGATLAGDPAALERIGRMMAEQRLFYRLLDLDYAFHSSAMDTLKTPLLEALSSLTPGENHTPYFSTVTGAEIHGTQLDAAYWWHNIRQPVCFEQALAQLAKLRFNVYAEIGPHPVLRSYVNDALKAASLTGRVVVTATRGDDDPIRVRDAAGQLLLSGASIDWSFLFPWAGRHVTLPSYPWQRERHWHPVTPQTLGQLERKRVHELLGYRLRQHDHTWENQLDTQSSSWLADHVVGDATVFPGSGFAELALAVALQWQPAEFAHVEEIEIHAPLLLNAAPSKLVRLSLDTSDGRFAVLGNDVGSSAPWTRHASGRVLAEAGSMLLDRPAPALPDRPHDFTGQDHVALTKAAGLDYGPAFQAVARGWVESPGAVVATLRPDTVLDASLPGSLLHPALLDCTFQLIIHMLKDDSALGQGIAFVPAKIGRLRWQRGGVPQIVQARLLARSPHSLTAEFALFDEQGRQIAIVQDARFRSVRLSRTAADHLSFLDYAAVPCPHPTASAEVNAALRTAAMRGALAEVVRHAEADRLHQRYVHEVDPLLESLCDRFAAHALYGLSTDGRLSAAVVRSRRDAAPEVAALLDWLIARAERSGDLSSNGRGDLSLAAPQDGDPHAADIWNSLVREYPDYFAIVHAVGRIGLHLPEVLAGTRPAADLYPRGVTPTALIQQVLGEDASQRIGAALRQRLVHAMQTRSAGQRIAVLEIGGPQPLFAHDICHVLDPASCDYVYATPSRAALEDAVRLQERYPDLRTCLIDAAEPAACVSADLAILHCDFDTPEAIEQVLRYTRANLKPGGTLILRGFHPAAWLDFIFGAQQTWWTSGVDGGNTSIQYPLAYWQALLIQCGFHCEQPLEFVPGAAGGPYLLTARRDEKLDTTPTATSEGGWLLLSGSAPSASRQLADGLAAGLAEAGTPVLIREACPPAELSALLAQVQPRLGRIQGIVLLDGLALDPNATDARQILDTQVYRCALAAGLAQACEHGGLTTTLWLLTAGAAPFQTASAPTSMGPWALNDAALWNYGRTLINEVAGFSVRLVDLPQQGGLSISALLREFLSPDAEQEIVLGPDGTRQAPRLRHNARPAAAAPAAQDDGAVRLDFELPGQLRNLKWTRHPLPEPGPEQLQIRIQATGLNFRDVMYALGLLSDEAIENGFAGPTLGLEFSGVVERVGSDVSDYRPGDAVVGFGPASFGTRALTHIDAVSRIPEGMSFEAAATIPSTFFTVYYALHHLARLEEGEKVLIHGAAGGVGIAAIQYAQWRGAEIHATAGSDEKRDFLRLMGVEYVYDSRSLSFADEILARTGGKGVDVVLNSLAGEAINRNLQVLKPFGRFLELGKRDFYENTRIGLRPFRNNISYFGIDADQLMQERPALTRKLFAEVMALFHEGVLHPLPYQAFDANNVVDAFRHMQQARQIGKIVVTYRNGIRDVRATAAPSAKLALSPDATYLVTGGLSGFGLRTAQWLADKGARHLVLLSRSGATSDVARTLIAALQARGVTVHAQACDVTDRGALAAVLAHVDARMPPLRGLVHAAMVIDDGLVRSADAAQIERVLAPKVLGALHLDALTRGLPLDFFVLYSSGTTLFGNPGQANYVAANGWLEALARQRRANGLPATCVRWGAIDDVGYLARNKKVKDALQSRMGGSALSSEAALQVLEDMLLADASDLGVLELDWRALTRFLPSANSPKFAWAARRAGTADADDAGSVDIAHILATLNDEELHPVFMDMLKSEVGEILRVPAEKIDPERSIYDMGLDSLMGVELVVALENRFGIRLPVMALNESPTISRLARKLIELLRGEGAEQPDAVTSQVAQVVAQHVDDDVPSEVVAQIADQLKAAPQSSKQRMIH, from the coding sequence ATGGCAAAGCGTGTTGCTATCGTCGGAATGTCGTTCCGGTTTCCCAGTACCAATACCCAGCAGTACTGGAACGATCTTCTCGAGGGCAAGGATCTCGTAACCGAGGTCGCGCCTGATCGATGGTCCCGCGATGCCTACCTGCATCCTGGCAAAGAGCACCCCGGCACCTCCTATACATTCTCCGCAGGCTCCCTCGGCGACGTCTCCGGGTTCGATGCCGATTTTTTCGGCATCTCGCCCCGCGAAGCAGCCCTGATGGATCCGCAGCAGCGCGTGCTGCTGGAATTGTGTTGGGAAGCCATCGAAAATGCGGGCGTCAGGCCCTCGGCAATGCGCGGCACCGACTGTGGCGTATATATCGGGATCGCGAGCGCGGATTATTCGTATCGGCTCGCGGAGGATTTCAACGCGCTGGACGCCTCTTTTGCAACCGGAAATACCGCCAGCATCGCAGCCAATCGCCTGTCTTATGTGTTCGACCTGCATGGGCCGAGCATGGCGGTGGACACGGCCTGCTCGTCCGCCTTGGTCGCCTTTCACCAGGCATGCCGCGCCATATCCAATGGCGAAATCAGCCAGGCCATCGCAGGGGGCATCAGCCTGCATCTGCACCCTTATGGCTTCATCACGTTCTCGAAAGCCTCGATGCTGTCGCCCCATGGCCGCTGCCGCGTCTTCGATGCGGCGGGAGACGGCTACGTGCGATCCGAGGGTGGCGGTCTGTTCCTGCTGAAGGACTACGAGCAGGCGGTGAACGATGGCAATACGATCCTGGCAGTGGTCGCTGGCACGTCAGTAAACACCGACGGCCGCAAGTCGGGCTTGACGGTACCGAACCCGGATGCGCAGATCGCATTGATGCGACAGATCTATGATGAGGCCGGCATTGCCGCGTCCGACATAGACTACATCGAAGCGCACGGCACCGGCACACCGGTGGGCGACCCGATCGAAGCGCGAGCCATCGGCTTTGCCCTTGGCCAGCTCCGTCCCACGGGGACGCCGCTGCCTATCGGCTCGATCAAAAGTAATCTGGGCCATCTCGAGGCTGCGTCGGGCGTCGCGGGCCTGGTCAAGGCCATCTACAGTCTGCGGCATCGCGTCGTACCCGCCACCATCGGCATCAGCGCGCTCAACCCTCACATTTGCTTCGACGAGTGGAATATCGAAGTCGTCACGCGTGCCCGCAAGCTGCGCGACACCGGCACACTGACGATAGGCGTGAATTCCTTCGGCTTCGGTGGCTCGAACGCGCATGCCATTCTGCAGACGCCTCCAAAGCTCGGGGCGCCGCGTGCCGCCGAACTGACAAATACCGCCGCCATACCGGTTGTAATTTCGGGTCGCACCAAGGCGGCGCTGCAGGATGCCGCGCGCGGCATGGCGCAGGCCCTGCGCAGCCATTCCCCTCGCGCGCTTTATGATGTGGCATACCACGCCGCCCATCGCCGCGACTGGCACGAAGAGCGCGCCGTAGTCTATGGCAACGACAACGAGGCCATCGCGCAATTGCTGGAGCAGTTCGCGCAGGGGGAAGCCCCCAGCCACCATATCAGTTCCGGCCAGCGGCTCGGCGATGCCAACGGGCCGGTATTTGTCTACTCCGGCAATGGGTCGCAGTGGCTCGGCATGGGCCGCAAACTGATGACCGACCCGGTATTTGCCGAAACCGTGGAGCAGATCGACACGCTGTTCGCCCAGCATGCCGATTGGTCCATTGCCCAGAGACTGCGGCGTACGGACGGCCCAACCGACTACGAGCGCACCGAGATCGCGCAACCGGCCCTATTCGCTGTGCAGTTGGGCATTACCCGCATGCTGGCTCAACGCGGCGTACGACCCGAAGCGGTGGTCGGCCACAGCGTTGGCGAAGTCGCCGCGGCCTGGGCGTGCGGCGCTCTCTCCCTGGACGACGCCGTAGCAGTAATCTTCCATCGCAGCCGGCTGCAGGGCGCCACCCGTGGCCACGGACGCATGGCGGCCGTCGGCATCGACGGCATTTCCGCCACGGCATTGATTGCTCAGCTTGGCCTGGAGGACGCGGTCTGCGTCGCGGGCAGCAACAGCACACGCGGCGCGACGCTAGCAGGCGATCCTGCCGCGTTGGAACGCATCGGCAGGATGATGGCGGAGCAGCGCCTGTTCTATCGACTGCTGGACCTCGACTACGCGTTCCACAGCAGTGCCATGGATACGCTGAAGACTCCGCTGCTGGAAGCGCTGAGCTCCCTGACGCCCGGAGAGAACCACACGCCGTACTTCTCCACCGTGACCGGCGCGGAAATCCATGGCACCCAGCTTGACGCGGCATACTGGTGGCACAACATCCGCCAGCCCGTGTGTTTCGAACAGGCGCTGGCCCAACTCGCCAAGCTGCGATTCAACGTCTATGCCGAGATCGGTCCGCATCCCGTGCTGCGTTCGTATGTCAACGATGCGTTGAAAGCCGCGTCCTTGACTGGCCGGGTCGTCGTCACCGCCACCCGGGGCGACGATGACCCGATCCGGGTACGGGATGCTGCGGGTCAATTGCTGCTCAGCGGTGCCAGCATCGACTGGTCCTTCCTATTCCCATGGGCTGGCCGCCACGTCACGCTGCCCTCTTATCCCTGGCAGCGGGAACGCCATTGGCATCCCGTCACACCCCAGACGCTGGGGCAGCTTGAACGCAAACGTGTACATGAACTGCTGGGCTATCGGTTGCGCCAGCACGATCACACCTGGGAGAACCAGCTCGACACGCAGTCTTCATCGTGGCTCGCCGACCATGTGGTCGGCGATGCCACCGTGTTCCCGGGGTCGGGCTTCGCGGAACTGGCGCTGGCGGTCGCACTGCAATGGCAGCCGGCCGAGTTCGCCCACGTCGAAGAAATCGAGATCCATGCGCCCCTGCTGTTGAACGCCGCGCCCTCGAAGCTGGTGCGCCTGTCGCTGGACACATCAGACGGTCGGTTCGCCGTGTTGGGCAACGACGTCGGGAGCTCCGCGCCCTGGACCCGCCATGCCAGCGGACGAGTGTTGGCCGAAGCGGGCAGCATGCTGCTGGACCGGCCGGCGCCCGCCCTGCCCGACCGCCCTCATGATTTCACCGGTCAGGACCACGTGGCACTGACCAAGGCCGCGGGCCTGGATTACGGGCCGGCCTTTCAGGCCGTTGCTCGCGGGTGGGTCGAATCCCCTGGCGCCGTGGTGGCGACATTGCGGCCGGATACCGTGCTGGACGCCAGCTTGCCTGGCAGCCTGCTGCATCCCGCCCTGCTTGACTGCACGTTCCAACTGATCATCCACATGTTGAAGGACGATTCCGCGCTGGGACAGGGGATCGCTTTCGTACCGGCCAAGATCGGACGGTTGCGCTGGCAGCGGGGCGGCGTACCGCAGATCGTGCAGGCCCGCCTGCTGGCGCGCTCGCCGCACTCCTTGACGGCGGAATTCGCGCTGTTCGATGAGCAGGGACGCCAGATCGCCATCGTGCAGGATGCCCGGTTCCGCAGCGTGCGCCTTTCCAGGACAGCCGCCGACCATCTGAGCTTCTTGGACTACGCGGCCGTACCGTGTCCACATCCGACGGCGAGTGCCGAGGTCAACGCGGCCCTGCGGACTGCCGCTATGCGCGGCGCGCTAGCGGAAGTCGTACGCCATGCCGAGGCCGACCGACTCCACCAGCGCTACGTCCATGAGGTGGATCCCCTGCTCGAAAGCCTGTGCGACCGCTTTGCGGCGCACGCGCTATATGGCCTTTCGACGGATGGCCGCTTGAGCGCGGCAGTAGTGCGCTCGCGCCGCGACGCCGCCCCGGAAGTCGCCGCGCTGCTGGATTGGTTGATCGCCCGCGCCGAGCGATCGGGCGACCTGTCGTCGAATGGCCGCGGCGACCTGTCGCTCGCCGCGCCGCAGGACGGTGATCCGCATGCCGCGGACATCTGGAACAGTCTCGTGCGCGAGTATCCCGACTACTTCGCGATCGTGCACGCGGTGGGCAGGATCGGTCTGCATCTGCCCGAAGTACTGGCCGGCACTCGGCCGGCGGCCGACCTCTACCCGCGCGGCGTGACCCCGACCGCCCTCATCCAGCAGGTGTTGGGCGAGGACGCGAGCCAACGCATCGGAGCGGCACTGCGGCAGCGTCTGGTCCATGCCATGCAAACCCGCAGCGCCGGCCAGCGCATCGCCGTGCTGGAGATCGGCGGACCGCAGCCTTTGTTCGCGCATGACATCTGCCACGTGCTGGACCCCGCGTCCTGCGATTATGTCTACGCAACGCCGTCGCGCGCGGCGCTGGAAGATGCCGTCCGCTTGCAGGAACGCTATCCGGACCTGCGTACCTGTCTCATCGATGCCGCCGAACCTGCCGCGTGCGTTAGCGCCGACCTGGCTATCCTGCACTGCGATTTCGACACGCCCGAAGCCATCGAACAGGTGCTGCGCTATACGCGCGCAAACCTGAAGCCAGGGGGCACCCTGATCCTGCGCGGTTTCCATCCCGCCGCATGGCTGGACTTCATTTTCGGCGCCCAGCAGACCTGGTGGACCAGCGGCGTGGACGGCGGCAACACCTCGATCCAGTATCCGCTGGCCTACTGGCAGGCGCTGCTGATCCAGTGCGGCTTCCACTGCGAACAGCCCCTGGAGTTCGTTCCCGGCGCGGCCGGCGGCCCATACCTGTTGACGGCCAGGCGCGACGAGAAGCTGGATACCACGCCGACAGCCACGTCCGAAGGCGGCTGGCTGCTGCTTTCCGGAAGCGCCCCATCGGCCAGTCGCCAGTTGGCCGATGGGCTGGCGGCCGGCCTGGCGGAGGCCGGCACGCCTGTGCTGATACGAGAGGCCTGCCCGCCGGCGGAGCTGTCGGCGCTGCTGGCGCAAGTGCAGCCCCGTCTAGGCCGCATCCAGGGCATTGTGCTGCTGGACGGCCTCGCCCTGGATCCGAACGCCACTGATGCGCGCCAGATACTGGATACGCAGGTATACCGGTGTGCCCTGGCAGCCGGACTCGCCCAGGCCTGCGAGCATGGCGGGTTGACCACGACGCTGTGGCTGCTGACCGCTGGCGCCGCGCCGTTCCAGACGGCATCCGCGCCGACGTCCATGGGCCCTTGGGCGCTCAACGATGCGGCGCTCTGGAACTACGGACGCACGCTGATCAACGAAGTCGCCGGCTTCAGCGTGCGCCTGGTGGACCTGCCTCAGCAAGGCGGCCTGTCCATCAGCGCCTTGTTGCGGGAGTTCCTGTCACCCGATGCCGAGCAGGAAATCGTCCTCGGGCCCGATGGCACGCGCCAGGCGCCTCGCCTGCGGCACAATGCCCGTCCCGCGGCTGCCGCCCCTGCTGCCCAGGACGATGGCGCCGTGCGCCTGGACTTCGAGCTGCCGGGCCAGCTGCGCAACTTGAAGTGGACGCGGCATCCGTTGCCCGAGCCCGGGCCGGAGCAGCTCCAGATCCGCATCCAGGCCACCGGCCTGAACTTCCGCGATGTGATGTATGCCCTTGGGCTGCTGTCGGACGAAGCTATCGAGAACGGCTTCGCCGGTCCCACGCTGGGCCTGGAGTTCTCTGGGGTCGTCGAGCGCGTGGGCAGCGACGTATCGGACTACCGGCCTGGTGACGCGGTGGTGGGCTTCGGTCCCGCCAGCTTCGGCACCCGCGCCCTGACCCATATCGATGCGGTGTCGCGCATACCCGAAGGCATGTCTTTCGAGGCGGCCGCTACGATACCCAGCACCTTCTTCACGGTGTACTACGCGCTGCATCACCTGGCGCGACTCGAAGAAGGAGAGAAGGTCCTGATACACGGCGCTGCCGGGGGGGTGGGCATCGCCGCGATCCAGTACGCGCAGTGGCGCGGAGCGGAGATACATGCCACCGCAGGGTCCGATGAGAAACGGGACTTTCTACGGCTAATGGGGGTCGAGTACGTCTACGACTCGCGTTCATTGTCCTTCGCCGACGAGATCCTTGCCCGCACGGGCGGCAAAGGCGTCGACGTCGTGCTCAACTCGCTGGCCGGCGAAGCGATCAATCGCAACCTGCAGGTGCTCAAACCGTTCGGTCGCTTCCTGGAATTGGGCAAGCGCGACTTCTACGAGAACACGCGCATCGGGCTTCGACCATTCCGCAACAACATCAGTTACTTCGGCATCGACGCTGACCAACTGATGCAGGAACGTCCGGCGCTGACCCGCAAGCTGTTCGCGGAAGTCATGGCCCTCTTCCACGAAGGCGTGCTGCATCCGCTGCCCTACCAGGCCTTCGACGCCAACAACGTCGTCGATGCCTTCCGCCATATGCAGCAGGCGCGCCAGATCGGGAAGATCGTCGTGACGTACCGCAACGGCATCCGGGACGTCCGCGCGACCGCCGCCCCGTCTGCAAAACTCGCGTTGTCCCCCGATGCCACCTATCTGGTCACGGGCGGCCTCTCCGGATTCGGCTTGCGCACGGCCCAGTGGCTTGCGGACAAAGGGGCGCGCCATCTGGTTCTGCTCAGCCGCAGCGGCGCGACGTCGGACGTCGCCCGGACCTTGATTGCGGCTCTCCAGGCGCGTGGCGTGACCGTGCACGCGCAAGCCTGCGACGTCACAGACCGCGGGGCGCTGGCCGCCGTGCTGGCGCATGTCGACGCTCGGATGCCGCCCCTGCGCGGCCTGGTGCATGCCGCCATGGTCATCGACGACGGGCTGGTCCGCAGCGCCGACGCGGCGCAGATCGAACGCGTGCTGGCTCCGAAGGTGCTGGGCGCATTGCACCTGGACGCGCTGACGCGCGGCCTGCCGCTTGATTTTTTCGTGCTCTATTCTTCTGGCACCACGCTGTTCGGCAATCCCGGCCAGGCGAACTACGTCGCGGCCAACGGCTGGCTCGAGGCGCTGGCCCGCCAACGCCGGGCCAATGGACTGCCGGCCACCTGCGTACGTTGGGGCGCCATCGACGACGTCGGATATCTGGCGCGCAACAAGAAGGTGAAGGATGCACTGCAAAGCCGCATGGGCGGCAGCGCGTTGTCCTCCGAAGCGGCGTTGCAGGTGTTGGAAGACATGCTGCTGGCCGATGCGTCGGACCTCGGTGTGCTCGAGTTGGATTGGCGGGCCCTGACGCGCTTTCTGCCCAGCGCCAACAGTCCGAAGTTCGCCTGGGCGGCGCGGCGCGCCGGCACCGCCGATGCGGATGACGCCGGCAGCGTCGACATCGCGCATATCCTGGCGACGCTGAATGACGAGGAACTTCATCCGGTCTTCATGGACATGTTGAAGAGCGAAGTCGGCGAGATTCTGCGCGTCCCCGCCGAGAAGATCGATCCCGAACGATCGATCTACGACATGGGGCTGGACTCGTTGATGGGCGTGGAATTGGTGGTCGCCCTTGAAAACCGCTTCGGTATCCGTCTGCCCGTCATGGCGCTGAACGAAAGTCCGACGATTTCCAGGCTCGCCCGCAAGCTTATCGAGCTGCTGCGCGGCGAAGGCGCCGAGCAGCCCGACGCGGTGACCAGTCAGGTTGCTCAGGTGGTGGCGCAGCACGTCGACGACGATGTGCCCAGCGAGGTGGTGGCGCAGATTGCCGATCAGTTGAAGGCCGCGCCGCAGTCCTCCAAACAACGCATGATTCATTGA